The Chiloscyllium punctatum isolate Juve2018m chromosome 45, sChiPun1.3, whole genome shotgun sequence genome has a segment encoding these proteins:
- the LOC140467065 gene encoding general transcription factor II-I repeat domain-containing protein 2B-like, which translates to MGNDLFLEVNACLDTLGLKWDKLASVTTDGCPNLTRKNVGLLKRMQDKVTEIDPEQKLVFLHCIIHQEVLCKSVLKINHVVDVVTKIVNFIRAGALNHRQFVTLLEENETEHRDIGYHTAVRWLSLGKMLKSVWDPREEIQDFCVKKGNGTPQLSDADWIADLGFAVDVTALTNELNVKLQCKGLFVHEMYNLVKAFMRKLQLLSSQLEDNILTHLPTLKEVAPSADYLHRYSSMLEALHG; encoded by the coding sequence ATGGGTAATGATTTGTTCCTGGAGGTAAATGCATGTTTGGACACGTTGGGACTAAAATGGGACAAGCTAGCGAGTGTGACAACAGATGGTTGTCCAAATCTAACAAGAAAAAATGTTGGACTCTTAAAGAGAATGCAGGATAAAGTGACAGAAATTGACCCTGAACAGAAACTGGTGTTTTTGCATTGTATTATACATCAGGAAGTGTTGTGTAAGTCAGTGTTAAAAATTAACCATGTGGTTGATGTTGTAACTAAAATAGTTAACTTCATCAGGGCAGGAGCTTTGAATCACAGGCAGTTTGTTACACTTTTGGAGGAAAATGAGACCGAACATCGTGACATAGGCTACCACACGGCTGTCAGGTGGCTCAGCCTGGGCAAAATGCTGAAAAGTGTATGGGACCCAAGAGAAGAGATTCAAGATTTCTGTGTGAAGAAAGGGAATGGCACTCCACAGCTTTCAGATGCAGACTGGATTGCAGACCTTGGTTTTGCTGTTGATGTGACTGCGCTTACGAATGAATTAAATGTGAAACTGCAGTGCAAGGGCCTTTTTGTGCATGAAATGTACAACTTGGTGAAGGCTTTTATGAGAAAGTTGCAGCTTCTCTCAAGCCAATTGGAGGACAACATTCTCACCCACTTGCCAACACTGAAGGAAGTCGCACCTTCAGCTGATTACCTCCACAGGTACTCATCTATGTTAGAAGCACTGCATGGGTGA